One part of the Plasmodium cynomolgi strain B DNA, chromosome 3, whole genome shotgun sequence genome encodes these proteins:
- a CDS encoding hypothetical protein (putative) yields MENLYNDMEEYGKICQLYTEKKQKREKKTNNINDLVDEDILWMYETKEEKEAKEQEEYLLGKKIDMQKLIEEEEEAKKEIVKQKNNIDHLNKIREDPLTIIKKMEFQKKKMMDEQKRLLQLQRSREMPEANSINRQGGKSGSSSSSEEDVMRSREKEKDRKKRRKEEKRKEEKREKRRVKKRRKEKSKEKRERKREKKRKEKKNKKERKERQVNSDTESESEEEKKMRKSRKRERGRSDESEKAMRKARKRERGRSDESEKAMRKAKKRERGRSDESAMERVRDARRQRKRRRGESTERGSETDSGFDSRRDGERDNECDSGTESERDSRRDSRRDSGIKSEIGSGRHHPRLTKSKKKREEKSDNEYSSVGKEKNSGEWNGSARGDDDGNDREK; encoded by the exons ATGGAGAACCTTTACAATGACATGGAAGAATATGGCAAGATATGCCAACTGTACAccgagaaaaaacaaaaaagagaaaaaaaaacgaacaacaTTAATGATCTAGTAGATGAAGACATACTATGGATGTACGAAAcgaaggaagagaaggaggCCAAGGAACAGGAAGAATATttattggggaaaaaaattgatatgcaaaagttaatcgaagaggaggaagaagccaaaaaggaaatcgtaaaacaaaaaaataatatagacCATTTGAATAAAATCAGAGAAGATCCACTAactattattaaaaaaatggaatttcaaaagaagaaaatgatggATGAACAAAAGAGACTCTTGCAGTTGCAGCGCTCTAGGGAAATGCCCGAAGCGAATTCAATAAATAGACAAGGCGGCAAATCAGGCAGCAGCTCGTCAAGTGAAGAGGACGTCATGCGATCaagagaaaaggagaaagacaggaagaaaagaaggaaggaagaaaaaaggaaggaagaaaaaagggaaaaaagacgagtgaaaaaaagaaggaaagaaaagagtaaggaaaaaagggaaagaaaaagagaaaagaaacgaaaagaaaaaaaaaataaaaaggagaggaaagaaAGACAGGTTAACTCAGACACAGAGTCCGAATcggaagaggaaaagaaaatgagaaaatcgAGAAAGAGGGAGCGCGGGAGAAGTGATGAATCGGAAAAGGCAATGAGAAAGGCGAGAAAGAGGGAGCGCGGGAGAAGTGATGAATCGGAAAAGGCAATGagaaaggcgaaaaagagGGAACGCGGAAGAAGTGATGAATCAGCCATGGAAAGAGTTCGGGATGCGCGTCGACAgcggaaaagaagaagaggggAGAGCACTGAACGCGGAAGTGAAACTGACAGCGGATTTGACAGCAGACGTGACGGCGAACGTGATAACGAATGTGACAGTGGAACTGAAAGCGAACGTGATAGCAGACGTGATAGCAGACGTGACAGCGGAATTAAAAGCGAAATCGGCAGTGGTCGTCATCATCCTAGGCTTACAAAgtcgaaaaagaagagagaagaaaaaagtgacaaTGAATATAGCAGTG tgggaaaggagaaaaacagcGGCGAATGGAATGGGAGCGCGAGAGGCGACGACGACGGGAACGATCGAGAGAAATAG